The following coding sequences lie in one Micropterus dolomieu isolate WLL.071019.BEF.003 ecotype Adirondacks linkage group LG15, ASM2129224v1, whole genome shotgun sequence genomic window:
- the LOC123983788 gene encoding golgin subfamily A member 7B-like translates to MATEFHNLQELRHNASLVTKVFIQRDYSEGTVCRFQTKFPSELDNRIERTVLEETVKTLNSYYVEAEKIGGQSYLEGCLACATAYIIFLCMETRYEKVLKKISGYIQEQNEKIFAPRGLLLTDPIERGMRVLEISVFEDRGSGSSSPSSSISSAGSSAR, encoded by the exons TTCCATAACCTTCAGGAGCTGAGGCACAACGCATCGCTGGtaacaaaagtgtttatacaGAGAGACTACAGCGAAGGAACCGTATGCCGATTCCAGACCAAGTTCCCCTCAGAGCTTGACAACAGG ATTGAGCGAACCGTGCTGGAGGAGACGGTGAAGACCCTGAACTCTTACTATGTGGAGGCCGAAAAAATTGGGGGTCAGTCATACCTGGAAGGATGTCTGGCTTGTGCCACAGCTTATATCATCTTCCTTTGCATGGAGACACGCTATGAGAAG GTGCTGAAGAAGATATCAGGCTACATCCAGGAGCAGAATGAGAAGATCTTTGCTCCTAGAGGTCTGCTGCTCACAGACCCCATAGAGAGAGGAATGAGGGTT CTAGAGATCAGCGTGTTTGAAGACCGGGGCTCGGGCAGCTCCAGTCCCAGCAGCAGCATATCGTCGGCAGGTAGCAGCGCCCGGTGA